A genomic stretch from Caulobacter sp. FWC2 includes:
- a CDS encoding protein-L-isoaspartate(D-aspartate) O-methyltransferase, which produces MSGTTKAADNAKADLPRLMQALRDQGVTDQQVLKAIETTPRDLFTPDLFKDRSWEDSALPIACGQTISQPYIVGLMTQALTIEPRCRVLEIGTGSGYQTTILSKVSRLVYTIERYRTLMKEAESRFHTLGLTNVITKFGDGGEGWAEQAPFDRIMVTAAAEDDPKRLLSQLKPNGVLVAPVGKGPVQSLRRYAGDGKGGFRVEILCDVRFVPLLAGVAKDQ; this is translated from the coding sequence ATGAGCGGGACGACCAAGGCCGCCGACAACGCCAAGGCTGACCTGCCGCGCCTGATGCAGGCCCTGCGCGACCAGGGCGTGACCGATCAGCAGGTGCTGAAGGCCATCGAGACCACGCCGCGCGACCTGTTCACGCCGGACCTGTTCAAGGACCGCTCGTGGGAGGATTCGGCCCTGCCGATCGCCTGCGGCCAGACCATCAGCCAGCCCTATATCGTCGGCCTGATGACCCAGGCCCTGACGATCGAGCCGCGTTGCCGGGTGTTGGAGATCGGCACCGGTTCGGGCTACCAGACCACGATCCTCAGCAAGGTCTCGCGCCTCGTCTACACGATCGAGCGCTACCGGACCCTGATGAAGGAGGCGGAAAGCCGCTTCCACACGCTGGGCCTGACCAATGTCATCACCAAGTTCGGCGATGGCGGCGAGGGCTGGGCCGAACAAGCGCCGTTCGACCGTATTATGGTCACGGCGGCGGCCGAAGATGATCCGAAACGGCTGCTTTCGCAGCTGAAGCCCAACGGCGTGCTGGTCGCGCCGGTGGGGAAGGGGCCAGTTCAAAGCCTTCGCCGCTATGCCGGCGACGGCAAAGGGGGCTTCCGGGTCGAGATTCTCTGCGACGTGCGTTTCGTGCCCCTGCTGGCCGGCGTCGCGAAGGATCAGTGA
- the surE gene encoding 5'/3'-nucleotidase SurE, whose product MRILLTNDDGINAPGLVSLEKIARALTDDVWICAPEYEQSGASRALTLSDPIRVRKLDDRRFAVEGTPTDCVMMAVQQLIDGPAPDLVLSGVNRGQNLAEDVTLSGTVAGAIEGMAHGIRSIALSQTMNFFHHEVVAHWETAEHFGPGIVQRLLEVGWPADVIMNVNFPAVTPDEVTEVEVTRQGFRDGLLRNMDKRTDLRGRDYYWMGFSAKASEPADGTDLKAVYAGRISVTPLHIDLTHNETVHKLKGVLGGAPPKLKDASSPSREGE is encoded by the coding sequence ATGCGCATCCTCCTCACCAACGACGACGGCATCAACGCGCCGGGCCTCGTGAGCCTGGAGAAGATCGCCCGCGCCCTGACCGACGATGTGTGGATCTGCGCGCCGGAATACGAGCAGTCGGGCGCCAGCCGGGCCCTGACGCTCTCGGACCCGATCCGCGTGCGGAAGCTGGATGACCGTCGCTTCGCCGTCGAGGGAACGCCGACCGACTGCGTGATGATGGCCGTGCAGCAGCTGATCGACGGCCCCGCGCCGGATCTCGTGCTGTCGGGCGTCAACCGCGGCCAGAACCTGGCCGAGGACGTCACCCTGTCGGGCACGGTCGCCGGCGCGATCGAGGGCATGGCCCACGGCATCCGCTCGATCGCCCTGTCGCAGACGATGAACTTCTTCCATCACGAGGTCGTCGCCCATTGGGAGACGGCCGAGCATTTCGGTCCGGGCATCGTCCAGCGCCTGCTGGAAGTGGGCTGGCCGGCCGACGTGATCATGAACGTCAACTTCCCGGCCGTGACGCCGGACGAAGTGACCGAGGTCGAGGTCACCCGCCAGGGCTTCCGCGACGGTCTGCTGCGCAACATGGACAAGCGCACCGACCTGCGCGGCCGCGACTATTACTGGATGGGCTTCTCGGCCAAGGCCTCCGAGCCTGCCGACGGCACTGACCTGAAGGCGGTCTATGCGGGCCGCATCTCGGTCACGCCGCTGCATATCGACCTGACGCACAACGAGACCGTCCACAAGCTGAAGGGCGTGCTGGGCGGCGCTCCGCCGAAGCTCAAGGACGCCTCCAGCCCCTCCCGGGAGGGCGAATGA
- the serS gene encoding serine--tRNA ligase codes for MHDIKAIRENPEVFEAAWSAKGRSGDAAQAVKLDAQLRAAQTALQEAQAKRNESSKLIGMAKAKKDEAEAARLMAEVEALKGVMATASEEEALVGGKLKDLLASLPNIPAPEVPAGEDEHGNVEERRWGDAAKLPAGRLNAPKDHVDLGAALGGMDFEAAARMSGARFVVLKKEIARLERAIGQFMLDLQTVEHGYTEISPPLLVRDEALFGTGQLPKFADDLFHTSDDRWLIPTAEVSLTNIVREQILAEEELPMRLTALTPSFRAEAGSAGRDTRGMIRQHQFYKVELVSITTPDQSEAEHQRMVECAEAVLKKLELPFRTMLLCTGDMGFGAKKTYDLEVWLPSQNMYREISSCSNCGDFQARRMDARFRKTGEKGGHFVHTLNGSGLAVGRTLVAVLENYQDEAGRIHIPAALQPYMGGLTHIGGAA; via the coding sequence ATGCACGACATCAAGGCCATCCGCGAAAACCCCGAAGTCTTCGAAGCCGCTTGGTCGGCCAAGGGGCGGTCGGGCGACGCCGCGCAGGCGGTCAAGCTGGACGCCCAACTGCGCGCGGCCCAGACCGCGCTGCAGGAGGCCCAGGCCAAGCGCAACGAAAGCTCCAAGCTGATCGGCATGGCCAAGGCCAAGAAGGACGAGGCCGAAGCCGCGCGCCTGATGGCCGAGGTCGAGGCGCTCAAGGGCGTCATGGCGACCGCGTCGGAAGAAGAGGCCCTGGTCGGCGGCAAGCTGAAGGACCTGCTGGCCAGCCTGCCCAATATCCCGGCTCCGGAAGTGCCCGCCGGCGAGGACGAGCACGGCAATGTCGAGGAACGCCGCTGGGGCGACGCCGCCAAGCTGCCGGCCGGTCGCCTGAACGCGCCCAAGGACCACGTCGACCTGGGCGCGGCCCTGGGCGGCATGGACTTCGAGGCCGCCGCCCGCATGAGCGGCGCGCGCTTCGTGGTCCTGAAGAAAGAGATCGCCCGCCTGGAGCGCGCCATCGGCCAGTTCATGCTGGACCTGCAGACGGTCGAGCATGGCTACACGGAGATCAGTCCGCCCCTGCTGGTGCGCGACGAGGCGCTGTTCGGCACGGGGCAACTGCCGAAGTTCGCCGACGACCTGTTCCACACCAGCGACGACCGCTGGCTAATCCCCACCGCCGAAGTCTCCCTAACCAACATCGTCCGCGAGCAGATCCTGGCCGAGGAAGAGCTGCCGATGCGCCTGACGGCGCTGACGCCCAGCTTCCGCGCCGAGGCCGGGTCGGCCGGTCGCGACACCCGCGGCATGATCCGCCAGCACCAGTTCTACAAGGTCGAGCTGGTCTCGATCACCACGCCCGACCAATCGGAAGCCGAACACCAGCGCATGGTCGAGTGCGCCGAAGCGGTGCTGAAGAAGCTGGAGCTGCCGTTCCGCACCATGCTGCTGTGCACCGGCGACATGGGCTTTGGCGCGAAGAAGACCTACGACCTGGAAGTCTGGCTGCCGTCGCAGAACATGTATCGCGAGATCAGCTCGTGCTCGAACTGCGGCGACTTCCAGGCTCGCCGCATGGACGCCCGCTTCCGCAAGACCGGCGAGAAGGGCGGCCACTTCGTCCACACCCTGAACGGCTCGGGCCTGGCCGTCGGCCGCACCCTGGTGGCCGTGCTGGAGAACTACCAGGACGAGGCCGGCCGCATCCACATCCCGGCGGCGCTGCAGCCCTATATGGGCGGGCTGACCCACATCGGAGGCGCTGCGTGA
- a CDS encoding UrcA family protein has protein sequence MKTFAAFAALAIAAVVAAPAGAKTATEVRVSLIGKNSVQIENEIKTAATTVCGAADAACVENAMMVAHRQLASIMRARVAGKPAAVETVSVVRISLKGKTQEQIHAEIRSAAQTVCKAQGPNFSVVNYSACVADTVRAAKAQLQARVGAAA, from the coding sequence ATGAAGACCTTCGCCGCTTTCGCCGCCCTCGCCATCGCCGCCGTCGTCGCCGCTCCGGCCGGCGCCAAGACCGCCACCGAAGTCCGCGTGTCGCTGATCGGCAAGAACTCGGTCCAGATCGAAAACGAAATCAAGACCGCCGCGACCACCGTCTGCGGCGCCGCCGACGCGGCCTGCGTCGAAAACGCCATGATGGTCGCCCACCGCCAGCTGGCCTCGATCATGCGCGCCCGCGTCGCCGGCAAGCCGGCCGCCGTCGAGACCGTCTCGGTCGTCCGCATCTCGCTGAAGGGCAAGACCCAGGAGCAGATCCACGCCGAAATCCGCAGCGCCGCCCAGACGGTCTGCAAGGCCCAGGGCCCGAACTTCAGCGTCGTGAACTACTCGGCTTGCGTGGCCGACACCGTTCGTGCCGCCAAGGCCCAGCTGCAAGCCCGCGTCGGCGCCGCCGCCTAA
- the tatC gene encoding twin-arginine translocase subunit TatC, translated as MNDKAIGYDNEDEIESSRAPLLDHLIELRTRLIICVGAIAIAFGVCFAFVKPIFLFLVRPFTVAEGLKAVQDASGHHGSFDLILALIGIKHVPPAALKDITLQATAPLEQFFTNIKLSAFAAVVVAFPIIAWQLYRFVAPGLYKKERNAFLPFLIASPVLFLLGASLVYYVMLPFVLWFSLSQQIVGDGVKVVLQTRVSEYLTLVTTLLLAFGLSFQLPVVLSLGGLAGLVTSQMLRTGRRYAIVGVFVVAAIVTPPDPISQITLAVPLCLLYEISIWCVWLIERRRKREDDEEAGTDVVAV; from the coding sequence GTGAACGACAAGGCCATCGGATATGACAACGAGGACGAGATCGAGTCCTCGCGCGCGCCGCTTCTGGATCACCTGATCGAGCTGCGCACCCGCCTGATCATCTGCGTTGGCGCGATCGCCATCGCCTTCGGCGTCTGTTTCGCGTTCGTGAAGCCGATCTTCCTGTTCCTGGTCCGGCCGTTCACCGTCGCCGAGGGCCTCAAGGCCGTGCAGGACGCGAGCGGCCACCACGGCTCGTTCGACCTGATCCTGGCCCTGATCGGCATCAAGCACGTGCCGCCCGCCGCCCTGAAGGACATCACCCTGCAGGCCACCGCGCCGCTGGAGCAGTTCTTCACCAACATCAAGCTGTCGGCGTTCGCGGCCGTCGTCGTGGCTTTCCCGATCATCGCCTGGCAGCTGTACCGCTTCGTCGCGCCGGGCCTCTACAAGAAGGAGCGCAACGCGTTCCTGCCGTTCCTGATCGCCTCGCCCGTGCTGTTCCTGCTGGGTGCGTCGCTGGTCTATTATGTGATGTTGCCGTTCGTTCTGTGGTTCTCCCTGAGCCAGCAGATCGTCGGCGATGGCGTGAAGGTGGTCTTGCAGACGCGGGTCTCGGAGTACCTGACCCTGGTCACGACCCTGCTCTTGGCCTTCGGCCTCAGCTTCCAGCTGCCGGTGGTGCTGTCGCTGGGCGGCCTGGCGGGTCTGGTCACCTCGCAGATGCTGCGGACGGGCCGCCGCTACGCCATCGTCGGCGTGTTCGTGGTGGCCGCCATTGTCACCCCGCCGGATCCGATCAGCCAGATCACCCTCGCGGTGCCGCTGTGCCTGCTCTACGAGATCTCGATCTGGTGCGTGTGGCTGATCGAACGCCGCCGCAAGCGGGAAGACGACGAGGAAGCCGGCACGGACGTGGTGGCGGTTTAA
- the tatB gene encoding Sec-independent protein translocase protein TatB: MLPDIGGTELLVIAAVALIVVGPKDLPALLRKLGQFVGRMRGMASEFRASFDEMARQSELDELRREVQAMRSGQFATPTPAADPHVDQVFADIDASLSSGATQMHPYAGGEIHNPALNADNAVPVPGVEIVEKPKRAPRKKTAVAVAEPTPVETVKAPRKRAASKKDITVEAPKAVRAPRKRAAKAGGSTASDIVS, translated from the coding sequence ATGCTTCCTGATATCGGCGGCACAGAACTCCTGGTCATCGCCGCCGTCGCTTTGATCGTGGTCGGTCCCAAGGATTTGCCCGCGCTGCTGCGCAAACTGGGCCAGTTCGTGGGCCGGATGCGGGGCATGGCGTCGGAATTCCGCGCCAGCTTCGACGAGATGGCGCGCCAGTCCGAACTGGACGAGCTGCGCCGTGAAGTGCAGGCCATGCGCTCGGGCCAGTTCGCCACGCCGACGCCGGCCGCCGACCCGCACGTCGATCAGGTCTTCGCCGACATCGACGCCTCGCTGTCCAGCGGCGCGACCCAGATGCACCCCTATGCGGGCGGCGAGATCCACAATCCGGCCCTGAACGCCGACAACGCGGTTCCCGTGCCGGGCGTCGAGATCGTCGAGAAGCCCAAGCGCGCGCCGCGCAAAAAGACTGCCGTCGCGGTCGCCGAGCCCACGCCGGTCGAAACGGTCAAGGCTCCGCGCAAGCGTGCGGCCTCCAAGAAAGACATCACGGTCGAGGCCCCCAAGGCCGTCCGCGCGCCGCGTAAGCGCGCGGCCAAGGCCGGCGGCTCCACCGCTTCGGACATCGTCTCGTGA
- the tatA gene encoding twin-arginine translocase TatA/TatE family subunit gives MGSLGPIHWIIVAVVVLLLFGGRGKLSGIMGDAAKGIRAFKDGLKDDTSSEVADNKSKGALPRTEQEAEELRKS, from the coding sequence ATGGGAAGTCTCGGTCCGATCCACTGGATCATCGTCGCCGTCGTGGTGCTGTTGCTGTTCGGCGGCCGCGGCAAGCTGTCGGGCATCATGGGCGACGCGGCCAAGGGCATTCGCGCGTTCAAGGACGGCCTGAAGGACGACACCAGCAGCGAAGTCGCCGACAACAAGTCCAAGGGCGCCCTGCCGCGCACCGAGCAGGAAGCCGAAGAGCTTCGCAAGTCTTAA
- the scpB gene encoding SMC-Scp complex subunit ScpB, whose protein sequence is MTVELEPLFVERCIEALLFAAAEPLSDVDLAKRLPAGADIAAGLEALRARYEGRGIELVCVADRWRFQTASDLSFLMTEEREEPRRLSKAAQETLAIVAYHQPVTRAEIEAVRGVQASRGTLDVLLELGLIRMRGRRRTPGRPVTFGTTDAFLEHYGLAALSDLPGIAEMKAAGLLEMNLPPGFTVPDPLGLRTDDEDPLDLDDGETPEFAQDFLGEPEKAES, encoded by the coding sequence GTGACCGTCGAACTCGAACCCCTTTTCGTCGAGCGCTGCATCGAGGCCCTGCTGTTCGCGGCGGCCGAGCCGCTCAGCGACGTCGACCTGGCCAAGCGGCTGCCGGCGGGGGCCGACATCGCCGCTGGGCTCGAAGCCCTGCGGGCGCGCTATGAGGGGCGGGGGATCGAGCTGGTCTGCGTGGCCGATCGCTGGCGGTTCCAGACGGCGAGCGACCTGTCGTTCCTGATGACCGAGGAGCGCGAGGAGCCGCGGCGCCTGTCCAAGGCCGCCCAGGAGACCCTGGCCATCGTCGCCTATCACCAGCCCGTCACCCGGGCCGAGATCGAGGCCGTGCGCGGGGTGCAGGCCAGCCGGGGCACGCTGGACGTGCTGCTGGAGCTGGGCCTGATCCGCATGCGCGGCCGTCGGCGCACGCCGGGCCGTCCGGTGACGTTCGGGACGACAGACGCGTTCCTGGAGCACTACGGCCTGGCCGCGCTGTCGGACCTGCCCGGCATCGCCGAGATGAAGGCCGCCGGTCTGCTGGAAATGAACCTGCCGCCGGGCTTCACCGTGCCCGATCCGCTGGGCTTGCGCACCGACGACGAGGATCCACTGGACCTGGACGACGGCGAAACGCCGGAATTCGCCCAGGACTTCCTGGGCGAGCCGGAGAAGGCGGAAAGCTAG
- a CDS encoding ScpA family protein produces the protein MSTGFQPTFDFEAANEAAEDGAALVIDIDGYEGPLHVLLALARSQKVDLLQLSITKLAEQYLAFVQQARRVRFSLAADYLVMAAWLAYLKSRLLLPKPERAKAEEPPAEEMAAQLAFRLAKLDVMRKAVEALKERPILGRDVFMRGDPEAVKIVSSTRLEGDLYSLMSAYITQRKREHSRHYAPRPPTAYPLEDARDRLRSLLPKMEDWTVLSTVAPIERALEDDDGPTPASYLASTLSASLELVKEGILEARQMGAFEDIYLRTRAEPLEVSE, from the coding sequence TTGAGCACGGGCTTCCAGCCCACCTTCGACTTCGAGGCCGCCAACGAGGCGGCCGAAGACGGCGCGGCGCTGGTCATCGACATCGACGGCTATGAAGGTCCGCTGCACGTTCTGCTGGCCCTGGCGCGCAGCCAGAAGGTCGACCTGCTGCAGCTGTCGATCACCAAGCTGGCCGAGCAGTACCTGGCCTTCGTGCAGCAGGCGCGCCGCGTGCGGTTCTCGCTGGCCGCCGACTATCTGGTCATGGCCGCCTGGCTGGCCTATCTGAAATCCCGCCTGCTGCTGCCCAAGCCCGAGCGCGCCAAGGCCGAGGAGCCGCCAGCCGAGGAAATGGCCGCCCAGCTGGCCTTCCGCCTCGCCAAGCTGGACGTCATGCGCAAGGCCGTCGAGGCGCTGAAGGAACGCCCTATCCTGGGCCGCGACGTGTTCATGCGCGGCGATCCCGAGGCGGTGAAGATCGTCTCCTCGACCCGGCTGGAGGGCGACCTCTACAGCCTGATGAGCGCCTACATCACCCAGCGCAAGCGCGAGCACAGCCGCCACTACGCCCCGCGCCCGCCGACCGCCTACCCGCTGGAAGACGCCCGCGACCGCCTGCGTAGCCTGCTGCCGAAGATGGAGGACTGGACCGTCCTCTCCACCGTCGCCCCGATCGAGCGGGCGCTGGAGGACGACGATGGCCCCACGCCCGCCTCGTACCTGGCCTCGACCCTGTCGGCTTCGCTGGAGCTGGTGAAGGAGGGGATTCTGGAGGCGCGGCAGATGGGGGCGTTCGAGGACATCTACTTGCGGACCAGGGCGGAGCCGTTGGAGGTTAGCGAGTGA
- the nagZ gene encoding beta-N-acetylhexosaminidase translates to MSTSSAAILGCAGTTLTAEEVAFFRDVKPWGFILFKRNIADPEQVRALTAALRATVGRDDAPILIDQEGGRVARLQPPHWRVYPPGRAYGELVANDPLTAREITRLGSRLIAHDLRSIGINVDCVPVLDVPDPNGHEIIGDRAYGDTPEQVATLGRAAAEGLLAGGVLPIIKHIPGHGRALSDSHLELPVVKAKLLELEIRDFAPFRVLSDMPMAMTAHVVYTAIDRNRPATTSKKVIKKIIRESIGFDGLLMSDDLSMKALSGDFKQRAKDSLSAGCDVVLHCNGDMAEMKAVMSGVGRLGKEARRRAQAVMGRLVKVPEPFDVAEARARFDAAFDGKYA, encoded by the coding sequence TTGAGCACCTCTTCCGCCGCTATCCTGGGCTGCGCCGGGACCACGCTGACGGCCGAAGAGGTCGCCTTCTTCCGGGACGTGAAGCCGTGGGGCTTCATCCTGTTCAAGCGCAACATCGCCGATCCGGAGCAGGTGAGGGCGCTGACCGCCGCCTTGCGCGCTACGGTCGGCCGTGACGACGCTCCGATCCTGATCGATCAGGAGGGCGGCCGCGTCGCCCGCCTGCAGCCGCCGCACTGGCGCGTCTATCCCCCCGGTCGCGCCTATGGCGAGCTGGTGGCCAATGATCCGCTGACGGCGCGCGAGATCACCCGCCTGGGCTCGCGCCTGATCGCTCATGACCTGCGGTCGATCGGGATCAATGTCGACTGCGTGCCGGTGCTGGACGTGCCGGACCCCAATGGCCACGAGATCATCGGCGACCGCGCCTATGGCGATACACCCGAGCAGGTGGCGACCCTGGGCCGCGCGGCCGCCGAAGGCCTGCTGGCCGGCGGCGTCCTGCCGATCATCAAGCACATCCCCGGCCACGGCCGCGCCCTGAGCGACAGCCACCTGGAGCTGCCGGTCGTGAAGGCCAAGCTGCTGGAGCTGGAAATCCGCGACTTCGCGCCGTTCCGGGTGCTGTCCGACATGCCGATGGCGATGACCGCCCACGTCGTCTACACGGCCATCGACCGCAACCGTCCGGCCACCACGTCGAAGAAGGTCATCAAGAAGATCATTCGCGAATCCATCGGCTTCGACGGACTTCTGATGAGCGACGACCTGTCGATGAAGGCGCTGAGCGGCGACTTCAAGCAACGGGCCAAGGACAGCCTGTCGGCCGGCTGCGACGTCGTCCTGCACTGCAATGGCGACATGGCCGAGATGAAGGCCGTGATGTCCGGCGTCGGCCGCCTGGGCAAGGAGGCCCGCCGCCGGGCTCAGGCCGTCATGGGCCGCCTGGTCAAGGTTCCCGAGCCCTTCGACGTGGCCGAGGCCCGCGCCCGCTTCGACGCCGCCTTCGACGGCAAATACGCTTGA